In Zingiber officinale cultivar Zhangliang chromosome 11B, Zo_v1.1, whole genome shotgun sequence, a single window of DNA contains:
- the LOC122033958 gene encoding beta-glucosidase 20-like, whose amino-acid sequence MRYIYNLKALIIKSMMLPSNMLITMLIEGRMMDKSTADVASDGYHKYKEDVKLMAELGLDSYRFSISWSRLLPNGRGFSNPKGLQFYTNFIDELVKYG is encoded by the exons atgCGCTACATATACAACTTAAAGGCTTTGATCATTAA GTCCATGATGCTTCCTTCCAACATGTTGATAACCATGCTAATTGAAG GACGAATGATGGACAAAAGTACAGCAGATGTAGCTTCAGATGGGTATCACAAATATAAG GAAGATGTCAAGCTGATGGCTGAATTGGGATTGGACTCCTACAGATTCTCCATCTCTTGGTCAAGACTTCTTCCGA ATGGAAGAGGATTTTCGAATCCTAAAGGTCTGCAGTTCTACACCAACTTCATCGATGAGCTAGTGAAATATGGTTAG